The following coding sequences lie in one Bacteroides helcogenes P 36-108 genomic window:
- a CDS encoding ExbD/TolR family protein: MGRVKIKKKSTFIDMTAMSDVTVLLLTFFMLTSTFVKKEPVQVTTPASVSEIKIPETNILQILVDPNGKIFMSLDKQSDLRNVLEAMGQEYGVTFTLEEIKKFTLASAFGVPMKSMKKFLGLPQDRQDAVLKNEGIPADSIDNQFKAWVRNARAVNGDLRIAIKADADTPYSVIKNVMNSLQDLRENRYNLITSLKTTSED; this comes from the coding sequence TGATATGACTGCTATGAGTGACGTGACTGTATTGCTGCTGACTTTTTTCATGTTGACTTCCACGTTCGTGAAGAAAGAACCAGTACAGGTTACCACTCCGGCATCGGTTTCCGAGATCAAGATTCCGGAGACTAATATCCTTCAGATATTAGTCGATCCGAACGGAAAGATATTTATGAGTCTGGACAAGCAGTCGGACTTGCGCAATGTGCTGGAGGCTATGGGGCAAGAGTATGGAGTGACTTTCACTTTGGAAGAAATCAAGAAATTCACGCTGGCCTCTGCTTTCGGAGTGCCCATGAAGAGCATGAAGAAATTTTTGGGCTTGCCTCAAGACCGGCAAGACGCTGTATTAAAGAATGAGGGAATACCTGCTGACAGTATTGACAATCAGTTTAAGGCTTGGGTGCGAAATGCCCGTGCTGTGAACGGTGATTTGCGTATTGCCATAAAGGCAGATGCTGATACTCCTTATTCCGTAATCAAGAATGTAATGAACTCGCTTCAGGATCTCAGAGAAAATAGATATAATCTGATTACCTCTTTGAAAACCACTTCTGAAGACTAA
- a CDS encoding ExbD/TolR family protein yields MAEIQESGNKKGGKGKQKKMTVRVDFTPMVDMNMLLITFFMLCTSLSKPQTMEISMPSNDKSITEEQQSKVKASQAITLLLGDDNKLYYYDGEPNYKDYTSLKETTYQPDGLRAMLLRRNRAAVDEVNNLKQQKLELKISEEEFEKQLSGIKSGKNTPTVIIKATDAASYKNLIDALDEMQICSIGKYVITEIADADRFLMKNYESKGGLSQNIAE; encoded by the coding sequence ATGGCTGAAATACAAGAAAGCGGAAATAAGAAAGGTGGAAAAGGCAAACAGAAAAAGATGACTGTCAGGGTGGACTTTACTCCGATGGTTGATATGAATATGTTGCTGATTACCTTCTTTATGCTTTGTACCTCACTGAGCAAACCTCAGACTATGGAGATAAGCATGCCGAGCAATGACAAGAGCATTACCGAAGAACAGCAGAGCAAAGTAAAGGCATCTCAGGCCATTACGCTGTTGCTGGGCGATGACAACAAATTGTATTATTATGACGGGGAGCCTAACTACAAGGACTACACTTCGCTGAAGGAGACGACCTATCAGCCGGATGGTTTGAGGGCTATGCTGCTGCGGCGTAATAGAGCTGCTGTGGATGAAGTGAACAATCTGAAGCAACAGAAGCTGGAACTGAAAATATCAGAAGAAGAATTTGAGAAGCAGCTTTCCGGAATCAAAAGTGGAAAGAACACACCGACGGTCATTATAAAAGCCACCGATGCTGCTTCATATAAGAATCTGATTGATGCCCTCGATGAAATGCAGATATGCAGTATAGGTAAATATGTGATAACGGAAATTGCCGATGCCGACCGGTTCTTGATGAAGAACTATGAAAGCAAAGGCGGATTGTCACAGAATATTGCCGAATAA
- a CDS encoding energy transducer TonB produces MAKVDLSSAEWCDLIFNGKNKAYGAYKMRESSPKRHNVAVVLVVVIALVGFSIPTLIKMATPRQKEVMTEVTTLSQLEEPEVKQEEMKRVEPVAPPPPALKSSIKFTAPVIKKDEEVRDEDEIKSQQELTQTKVAISIADVKGNDEANGKDIADLKQVVTQAPVEEEKVFDMVEQMPQFPGGQAELMKYIAEHLKYPAIAAENGVQGRVTCQFVVGKDGKVHDVKVIKTLDPYCDKEAVRVIMSMPGWIPGKQNGKAVSVKYTVPITFRLQ; encoded by the coding sequence ATGGCTAAAGTAGATTTAAGTTCTGCAGAATGGTGTGACCTGATATTCAATGGCAAGAATAAGGCGTATGGCGCCTATAAGATGCGTGAGAGCTCTCCCAAGCGCCACAATGTTGCTGTTGTATTGGTGGTAGTTATTGCATTGGTGGGATTCAGCATTCCTACTTTGATAAAAATGGCTACTCCGAGGCAGAAAGAAGTGATGACAGAGGTGACGACTCTTTCGCAGTTGGAAGAACCGGAGGTGAAACAAGAAGAAATGAAACGCGTGGAACCGGTGGCTCCGCCGCCTCCTGCATTGAAGAGTTCTATCAAGTTTACGGCTCCTGTTATCAAGAAAGACGAGGAAGTAAGGGATGAGGACGAAATCAAGAGTCAGCAAGAACTTACCCAGACCAAGGTTGCTATCTCCATTGCCGATGTGAAAGGAAATGACGAGGCAAACGGCAAGGATATCGCCGATTTGAAGCAAGTGGTGACGCAGGCTCCGGTAGAAGAAGAGAAGGTCTTCGACATGGTAGAGCAGATGCCGCAATTTCCCGGTGGACAGGCTGAATTGATGAAATACATTGCCGAGCATCTGAAATATCCGGCGATTGCCGCCGAAAATGGCGTGCAGGGACGCGTGACCTGCCAGTTTGTGGTAGGCAAGGATGGTAAAGTGCACGATGTGAAGGTCATCAAGACGTTGGATCCTTATTGTGATAAGGAAGCGGTCCGTGTGATAATGTCCATGCCCGGCTGGATTCCCGGTAAGCAGAACGGTAAAGCGGTATCGGTGAAATATACAGTTCCTATAACCTTCAGATTACAATAA
- a CDS encoding PstS family phosphate ABC transporter substrate-binding protein, whose protein sequence is MKTVRQVLLSGLPVMLALLSACRNKPAGGQTDTYTSGVIVIAADESFRPIVQEEIDVFEGLFPLAGIVPRYVTEVEAVNLLLKDSLRLAVTSRRLTSGEMNSFNSRKFFPQEIKIATDGLALIAHKDNPDTLITVNEIRSILTGEITRWKELYPDSELKGINLVFDNKNSSTVRFAVDSICKGVPLSSRVKALKTNREVIDYVARTPDAIGIIGVNWLSDRNDSTGLSFSREIRVMSVSAAGKATPENSYKPYQAYLFYGNYPLTRSIYALLNDPRSALPWGFASFLASDRGQRIILKSGLVPATQPVRVVNVKDE, encoded by the coding sequence ATGAAAACGGTGAGACAAGTTCTACTTTCAGGTTTGCCGGTCATGCTGGCTTTGTTGTCGGCTTGCCGGAATAAGCCTGCGGGCGGACAGACAGATACTTATACATCCGGTGTGATTGTAATTGCCGCCGACGAGAGTTTCCGCCCCATTGTACAGGAAGAAATAGATGTATTCGAAGGATTGTTCCCCTTGGCAGGAATTGTGCCCCGTTATGTGACGGAAGTTGAAGCCGTCAACCTCTTGCTCAAGGACAGTCTGCGTTTGGCAGTCACCAGCCGCAGGCTGACCTCCGGTGAGATGAATTCTTTCAACAGCCGGAAGTTCTTTCCGCAAGAGATAAAAATTGCGACGGACGGTTTGGCGTTGATTGCCCATAAAGACAATCCTGATACATTGATTACGGTAAATGAAATCCGCAGTATTCTGACAGGAGAAATCACGCGATGGAAGGAACTTTATCCGGATTCTGAATTGAAAGGCATCAATCTGGTGTTTGATAATAAGAACTCCAGTACTGTACGTTTTGCGGTTGATTCCATCTGCAAGGGAGTTCCGCTTTCGAGCCGTGTGAAGGCGTTGAAGACAAATAGAGAGGTCATTGACTATGTGGCAAGAACACCCGATGCCATCGGTATCATTGGTGTGAACTGGTTGAGTGACCGGAATGACAGTACGGGGCTTTCCTTCAGCCGGGAGATACGGGTGATGTCTGTCAGCGCGGCGGGCAAGGCCACACCGGAAAACAGTTACAAGCCCTATCAGGCCTATCTGTTTTACGGTAACTATCCGCTGACACGCAGCATCTATGCTTTGTTGAATGATCCGCGGAGTGCTCTTCCGTGGGGCTTTGCTTCTTTCCTTGCTTCCGACCGGGGACAGAGGATTATTTTAAAGTCGGGATTAGTGCCTGCCACCCAGCCGGTGCGCGTGGTAAACGTAAAA